One window of Elaeis guineensis isolate ETL-2024a chromosome 11, EG11, whole genome shotgun sequence genomic DNA carries:
- the LOC105053623 gene encoding probable pectate lyase 8 isoform X2, translating into MAVVSLRWLPLLAFGLLVLLAGSLGWIGGEKASVPRAGQDVVLGTVDDPELVASEVLMSIKNHTMRRSLGYLSCGTGNSIDDCWRCDPKWHRNRKRLADCGIGFGRNAIGGRDGRYYVVSDPGDDDPVNPRRGTLRHAVIQDEPLWIVFKRDMVITLQEELIMNSFKTIDGRGANVHIANGACITIQFVTNIIIHGLHIHDCKPTGNAMVRSSPSHYGWRTMADGDGVSIFGSSHIWVDHCSLSNCADGLIDAIMGSTAITISNNYFTHHNKVMLLGHSDSYKRDKAMQVTIAFNHFGEDLIQRMPRCRHGYFHVVNNDYTHWEMYAIGGSAEPTINSQGNRYLAPANPFAKEVTKRVNTEGRVWKNWNWRSEGDLLLNGAYFTPSGAGASASYSRASSLGAKSSSMVATITSDAGALQCRKHAQC; encoded by the exons ATGGCGGTGGTGTCTCTGAGGTGGCTCCCGTTGCTGGCTTTCGGGCTCCTGGTGCTTCTTGCCGGCAGCCTCGGGTGGATCGGCGGCGAGAAAGCTTCCGTCCCAAG GGCTGGGCAGGATGTGGTGTTGGGCACAGTCGACGATCCGGAATTGGTCGCATCCGAAGTCCTCAT GAGCATCAAGAACCACACAATGCGGCGGTCGCTGGGGTACCTGTCATGCGGTACCGGCAACTCCATCGACGACTGCTGGCGGTGCGACCCGAAGTGGCACCGCAACCGCAAGCGGCTGGCCGACTGCGGCATCGGGTTCGGGCGGAACGCCATCGGGGGCCGTGACGGGCGCTACTACGTGGTCAGCGACCCCGGCGACGATGACCCCGTCAACCCCCGCCGCGGTACCCTCCGCCACGCCGTCATCCAGGACGAGCCCCTCTGGATCGTGTTCAAGCGCGACATGGTCATCACCCTCCAGGAGGAGCTCATCATGAACAGCTTCAAGACCATCGATGGCCGCGGCGCCAACGTCCACATCGCCAACGGCGCCTGCATCACCATCCAGTTCGTCACCAACATCATCATCCACGGCCTCCACATCCACGACTGCAAGCCCACCGGCAACGCCATGGTCCGCAGCTCCCCCTCCCATTACGGCTGGCGCACCATGGCCGACGGCGACGGCGTCTCCATCTTCGGCTCTAGCCACATCTGGGTCGACCACTGCTCCCTTTCTAACTGCGCCGACGGCCTTATCGATGCCATCATGGGATCCACCGCAATCACCATCTCCAACAACTACTTCACTCACCACAATAAG GTGATGCTATTGGGTCACAGCGACTCCTATAAGAGAGACAAGGCGATGCAGGTGACTATCGCCTTCAACCATTTCGGTGAAGATCTCATCCAGAGAATGCCAAG GTGCCGGCACGGATATTTCCATGTGGTGAACAACGACTACACCCACTGGGAGATGTACGCCATCGGCGGCAGCGCAGAGCCAACCATAAACAGCCAGGGGAACAGATACCTTGCCCCTGCTAATCCCTTCGCCAAGGAG GTGACAAAGAGGGTTAATACGGAGGGGAGAGTGTGGAAGAACTGGAACTGGAGGTCAGAGGGGGACCTTCTTTTGAATGGTGCCTACTTCACTCCGTCTGGAGCTGGAGCCTCCGCAAGCTATTCAAGGGCCTCCAGCCTCGGTGCCAAGTCCTCTTCCATGGTTGCCACCATCACTTCCGACGCTGGGGCACTTCAGTGCCGCAAGCATGCCCAGTGCTAG
- the LOC105053623 gene encoding probable pectate lyase 8 isoform X1, with the protein MAVVSLRWLPLLAFGLLVLLAGSLGWIGGEKASVPRVGEKARARRSLRAAPTNETSSTTPERAGQDVVLGTVDDPELVASEVLMSIKNHTMRRSLGYLSCGTGNSIDDCWRCDPKWHRNRKRLADCGIGFGRNAIGGRDGRYYVVSDPGDDDPVNPRRGTLRHAVIQDEPLWIVFKRDMVITLQEELIMNSFKTIDGRGANVHIANGACITIQFVTNIIIHGLHIHDCKPTGNAMVRSSPSHYGWRTMADGDGVSIFGSSHIWVDHCSLSNCADGLIDAIMGSTAITISNNYFTHHNKVMLLGHSDSYKRDKAMQVTIAFNHFGEDLIQRMPRCRHGYFHVVNNDYTHWEMYAIGGSAEPTINSQGNRYLAPANPFAKEVTKRVNTEGRVWKNWNWRSEGDLLLNGAYFTPSGAGASASYSRASSLGAKSSSMVATITSDAGALQCRKHAQC; encoded by the exons ATGGCGGTGGTGTCTCTGAGGTGGCTCCCGTTGCTGGCTTTCGGGCTCCTGGTGCTTCTTGCCGGCAGCCTCGGGTGGATCGGCGGCGAGAAAGCTTCCGTCCCAAG GGTTGGAGAGAAGGCGAGGGCGAGGAGGAGTTTGAGAGCTGCGCCGACCAACGAAACTTCCTCCACTACTCCTGAGAG GGCTGGGCAGGATGTGGTGTTGGGCACAGTCGACGATCCGGAATTGGTCGCATCCGAAGTCCTCAT GAGCATCAAGAACCACACAATGCGGCGGTCGCTGGGGTACCTGTCATGCGGTACCGGCAACTCCATCGACGACTGCTGGCGGTGCGACCCGAAGTGGCACCGCAACCGCAAGCGGCTGGCCGACTGCGGCATCGGGTTCGGGCGGAACGCCATCGGGGGCCGTGACGGGCGCTACTACGTGGTCAGCGACCCCGGCGACGATGACCCCGTCAACCCCCGCCGCGGTACCCTCCGCCACGCCGTCATCCAGGACGAGCCCCTCTGGATCGTGTTCAAGCGCGACATGGTCATCACCCTCCAGGAGGAGCTCATCATGAACAGCTTCAAGACCATCGATGGCCGCGGCGCCAACGTCCACATCGCCAACGGCGCCTGCATCACCATCCAGTTCGTCACCAACATCATCATCCACGGCCTCCACATCCACGACTGCAAGCCCACCGGCAACGCCATGGTCCGCAGCTCCCCCTCCCATTACGGCTGGCGCACCATGGCCGACGGCGACGGCGTCTCCATCTTCGGCTCTAGCCACATCTGGGTCGACCACTGCTCCCTTTCTAACTGCGCCGACGGCCTTATCGATGCCATCATGGGATCCACCGCAATCACCATCTCCAACAACTACTTCACTCACCACAATAAG GTGATGCTATTGGGTCACAGCGACTCCTATAAGAGAGACAAGGCGATGCAGGTGACTATCGCCTTCAACCATTTCGGTGAAGATCTCATCCAGAGAATGCCAAG GTGCCGGCACGGATATTTCCATGTGGTGAACAACGACTACACCCACTGGGAGATGTACGCCATCGGCGGCAGCGCAGAGCCAACCATAAACAGCCAGGGGAACAGATACCTTGCCCCTGCTAATCCCTTCGCCAAGGAG GTGACAAAGAGGGTTAATACGGAGGGGAGAGTGTGGAAGAACTGGAACTGGAGGTCAGAGGGGGACCTTCTTTTGAATGGTGCCTACTTCACTCCGTCTGGAGCTGGAGCCTCCGCAAGCTATTCAAGGGCCTCCAGCCTCGGTGCCAAGTCCTCTTCCATGGTTGCCACCATCACTTCCGACGCTGGGGCACTTCAGTGCCGCAAGCATGCCCAGTGCTAG